A single region of the Streptomyces sp. NBC_00425 genome encodes:
- a CDS encoding PadR family transcriptional regulator, which yields MLELSILGFLAEAPLHGYELKERIKALSGHVRPISDGALYPAINRLLAAGLLDQRTEDGASAAPRRVLTLTDEGRAQLLARLRTPKQAEITDHVRFNTVLAFLRHLGDPAQQAAVLRRRLDFLETPSSFFYREDEPVRAEEAGDLFREGMLYVARATGTAERQWLREAIDTLSRTAP from the coding sequence GTGCTGGAGTTGTCGATCCTCGGCTTCCTCGCCGAGGCACCGCTGCACGGTTACGAGCTGAAGGAGCGCATCAAGGCGCTGAGCGGGCATGTCCGCCCGATCAGTGACGGCGCGCTGTACCCGGCCATCAACCGGCTCCTCGCCGCCGGGCTGCTAGACCAGCGCACGGAAGACGGCGCGAGCGCGGCCCCGCGCCGGGTGCTGACCCTGACCGATGAAGGCCGCGCGCAGCTGCTGGCACGGTTGCGCACGCCCAAGCAGGCCGAGATCACCGACCATGTCCGGTTCAACACGGTCCTGGCCTTCCTGCGGCACCTGGGCGACCCTGCCCAGCAGGCCGCGGTGCTGCGCCGCCGCCTGGACTTCCTGGAGACTCCATCAAGTTTCTTCTACCGGGAGGACGAGCCGGTGCGCGCGGAGGAAGCCGGGGACCTGTTCCGGGAAGGCATGCTGTACGTCGCCCGGGCCACCGGGACAGCGGAACGACAATGGCTACGCGAGGCCATCGACACGCTCAGCCGAACGGCGCCCTGA
- a CDS encoding sigma-70 family RNA polymerase sigma factor codes for MDNTATDRFDTSQFEASRNRLASLAYRLLGSAVDAEDAVQDAFLHWQAADRQRIKVPEAWLTKVVTNLCLDRLRSAQARRERTAGAWLPEPLLDGDPMLGPADTFEQRESVSLAILTLMERLSPVERAVYVLREAFSHTHAEIAAILDLTESTSQQHLHRARRRVTGARRVGEEEVDPASARRIVEEFLSAAASGRTERLVALLTDDATAISDGAGLTEKLLQFDTAQRIAAVARAGFKSTPAKRRLAGGTPAVHYALVNNAPAILFVIGDRVIGAVTFDIAGGKIASVRGIAAPARLVRLTENWRQHEPDAPLITQW; via the coding sequence GTGGACAACACCGCGACCGACCGCTTCGACACCAGCCAGTTCGAGGCCAGCCGGAACCGGCTGGCCTCGCTGGCGTACCGGCTGCTGGGCTCCGCAGTCGATGCCGAGGACGCCGTGCAAGACGCGTTCCTGCACTGGCAAGCCGCCGACCGGCAGCGGATCAAGGTGCCGGAAGCATGGCTGACCAAGGTCGTCACCAACCTCTGCCTGGACCGGCTCCGCTCGGCGCAGGCCCGCCGCGAACGCACCGCGGGTGCCTGGCTGCCCGAACCGCTCCTCGACGGCGACCCGATGCTCGGCCCGGCCGACACCTTCGAACAGCGCGAATCGGTCTCCCTCGCCATACTGACGCTCATGGAACGCCTGTCACCCGTCGAGCGGGCCGTCTACGTCCTGCGCGAAGCGTTCTCCCACACTCACGCCGAGATCGCCGCGATCCTCGACCTCACCGAGTCCACAAGCCAGCAACACCTCCACCGGGCCCGACGCCGCGTCACCGGTGCGCGCCGCGTCGGCGAAGAGGAAGTCGATCCGGCATCCGCCCGCAGGATCGTCGAGGAGTTCCTCTCCGCCGCAGCCTCGGGCCGCACCGAACGGCTGGTCGCGCTGCTCACCGACGACGCCACCGCGATCTCCGACGGTGCCGGCCTGACCGAGAAGCTGCTGCAGTTCGACACCGCGCAGCGCATCGCCGCCGTCGCACGGGCCGGCTTCAAATCCACCCCCGCGAAACGGCGACTCGCCGGCGGCACGCCCGCCGTCCACTACGCGCTCGTCAACAACGCCCCGGCCATTCTCTTCGTGATCGGCGACCGGGTCATCGGCGCCGTGACGTTCGATATCGCAGGAGGCAAGATCGCATCGGTGCGCGGCATCGCCGCCCCCGCCCGCCTCGTCCGCCTCACCGAAAACTGGAGGCAGCACGAACCGGACGCGCCGCTCATCACCCAGTGGTGA
- a CDS encoding VOC family protein translates to MPLQMKLGAITLDCPDPLALAAFYQHATGLEPHPKSDADFAGLHREDGLLIGFQRVDEYRAPLWPGQTVPQQLHICFNIEIEDDLDEAEAQLLELGAGKPDHQPHDEARARVFTDPAGHPFCLVRR, encoded by the coding sequence ATGCCTCTGCAGATGAAGTTGGGTGCGATAACACTCGATTGTCCTGATCCGCTGGCTCTGGCGGCGTTCTATCAGCACGCCACCGGTCTCGAGCCTCACCCGAAGTCGGACGCCGACTTCGCTGGTCTCCACCGTGAGGACGGACTCCTCATCGGCTTTCAGCGGGTCGATGAATATAGAGCTCCGCTTTGGCCTGGCCAAACCGTTCCTCAGCAGCTTCATATCTGCTTCAACATCGAGATCGAGGACGACCTGGACGAGGCCGAGGCCCAACTGCTGGAGCTGGGTGCGGGCAAGCCTGATCATCAGCCCCATGACGAGGCCAGGGCGCGGGTCTTCACTGATCCGGCTGGACATCCCTTCTGCCTGGTCAGACGCTGA
- a CDS encoding SMP-30/gluconolactonase/LRE family protein — MFTKLSKTAVSGAVLAVAVVTATPVPASATSDPLRCARAAVHFDLATGQTPENIALAPDGTAYVTLAKARQVAALSPGGSVRILATLPGTADGGVHTPALGFPLTTGIVRADEGTLYFLYATGTADLTGVWRLRPGGRPQRIAALPAAGLPNGLALNARTRSLYVTDSALGTIWRVPTGGGTATAWSTDPALAPAGFLGANGLKIHNRAVWATNLDKGTILRIPILADGSAGTARVTATGLTGIDDFAFTGHGDDQILAALDTVNQVALVRPDGTHITVLTAADGLQGPTSIALRGNTVHVLSAAYLTAKDPNLILARLND, encoded by the coding sequence GTGTTCACCAAGCTCTCCAAGACCGCCGTGTCGGGGGCCGTCCTTGCCGTCGCGGTCGTGACGGCCACGCCGGTACCCGCGTCGGCCACCTCCGATCCGCTTCGGTGCGCCCGGGCCGCGGTGCACTTCGACCTGGCCACGGGCCAGACGCCGGAGAACATCGCACTGGCCCCGGACGGCACCGCGTATGTCACCCTCGCCAAGGCCCGCCAGGTCGCCGCGCTCTCCCCCGGCGGCAGCGTACGGATCCTGGCCACCCTGCCCGGAACTGCGGACGGCGGCGTCCATACCCCGGCGCTGGGCTTCCCACTGACCACCGGCATCGTCCGCGCCGACGAAGGCACCCTGTACTTCCTGTACGCCACCGGTACCGCGGACCTGACCGGCGTATGGCGCCTGCGCCCGGGCGGCCGTCCGCAGCGTATTGCTGCGCTGCCCGCCGCCGGCCTGCCCAACGGGCTGGCCCTCAACGCCCGCACCCGCAGCCTCTACGTCACAGACTCCGCCCTCGGCACCATCTGGCGCGTGCCCACCGGTGGCGGCACGGCCACCGCCTGGTCCACCGACCCGGCGCTGGCCCCCGCCGGGTTCCTCGGCGCCAACGGCCTGAAGATCCACAACAGGGCGGTCTGGGCCACCAACCTCGACAAGGGCACCATCCTCCGCATCCCGATCCTCGCCGACGGTAGTGCAGGAACGGCCCGGGTTACCGCCACCGGTCTGACCGGGATCGACGATTTCGCTTTCACAGGCCACGGCGACGACCAGATCCTCGCCGCCCTCGACACCGTCAACCAGGTCGCTCTGGTCCGGCCCGACGGCACCCACATCACCGTCCTGACCGCCGCCGACGGCCTCCAGGGCCCGACCTCCATCGCACTGCGCGGCAACACCGTCCACGTCCTGAGCGCCGCCTACCTCACGGCGAAGGACCCCAACCTCATCCTCGCCCGCCTCAACGACTGA